The following coding sequences are from one Lolium rigidum isolate FL_2022 chromosome 6, APGP_CSIRO_Lrig_0.1, whole genome shotgun sequence window:
- the LOC124665158 gene encoding LIM domain kinase 1-like, which produces MENMAHHEPSKLSYQLLKQITNDLDDEWILGRGGFGTVYKGVHETHGEVAVKVLHNISLFDDKQFHKEFDNLRGLNHPNIVKLLGFCNESEKELVVFEGKQVTAERLRCALCLEYVQNGSLKKHISDENTGLTWHIRYKIIKGICEGLKYLREGLEHPIMHFDLKPDNILLDKSMVPKIADFGLSRLFGEENTRITMSSMGTCGYCPPEYMSHQIISSQFDIFSLGVLIIRIMTGHERYNSIVDMTTREFVELVHESWRKRLSVKLSHTPLEVYCNQVKRCIEIALDCLIPSRQERPTINTIVSHLNETEMMIGDQGLQNQQFYQDDPGESSIPSKSSIASRPPSGHSQASSSTHWNKYLSATEPPATTFEELQSITDGFSEKLLIGATPFQELQSITDGFSRKKLIGHGAFGMVYKGIVNGEEIVVKKLHSKPGLDEDQFRKELLNLMGLRHKNIVRFLGYCQETQDRVVDFKGKLVVSGVQERALCSEYMQGGSLDRHLSDESRGLDWEARYKIIKGMCQGLKYLHTGSKDPIYHLDLKPENILLDENQIPKIGDFGLSSLFGSAQTFLRTRGYMPPVYIEGQQISPKLDVYSLGVIVIEVVAGPEGYNKSTKMSSEEFIDHVTDNWYNRVQASRMSLSELVQVQKCIKIGLRCVEAKQVNRPTITEIVEELNKTDIHLGALSC; this is translated from the exons ATGGAAAACATGGCACATCATGAGCCAAGCAAACTATCTTACCAATTGTTAAAACAGATTACAAATGATCTTGATGATGAATGGATACTAGGGAGAGGTGGATTCGGAACAGTTTACAAG GGTGTGCATGAAACTCATGGAGAGGTTGCTGTGAAGGTACTACACAACATTTCATTATTTGATGATAAGCAATTTCACAAAGAGTTTGACAATCTTAGGGGGCTGAATCATCCAAATATTGTCAAGTTGCTGGGCTTCTGCAACGAATCAGAGAAAGAACTTGTGGTGTTTGAAGGGAAACAAGTTACTGCTGAACGTCTGCGGTGCGCGCTCTGCTTGGAGTATGTACAAAATGGTAGCCTAAAAAAGCATATTTCCG ACGAAAACACAGGACTTACTTGGCACATACGGTACAAAATAATTAAAGGGATCTGTGAAGGTTTAAAATATCTGCGTGAGGGACTCGAGCATCCTATAATGCATTTCGACTTAAAACCTGATAATATATTGCTTGATAAGAGTATGGTGCCAAAAATCGCTGATTTTGGTTTATCAAGGCTCTTCGGTGAAGAAAACACTAGAATAACGATGAGTTCCATGGGTACCTG CGGATATTGTCCACCGGAATACATGTCACATCAAATAATATCAAGTCAGTTTGACATATTTAGTTTGGGTGTTCTCATTATAAGGATAATGACTGGACATGAACGCTACAATTCAATTGTTGACATGACGACCCGGGAGTTTGTTGAGCTT GTACATGAAAGTTGGAGGAAAAGGCTGAGTGTAAAATTGAGTCACACGCCACTCGAAGTATACTGCAACCAGGTGAAAAGATGCATTGAAATAGCATTAGATTGCTTGATCCCAAGCCGACAAGAAAGACCTACTATAAATACTATCGTGTCTCATTTGAACGAGACTGAAATGATGATAGGTGACCAAGGGTTGCAGAATCAACAG TTTTATCAAGATGACCCTGGAGAATCAAGTATCCCTTCCAAGAGCAGCATCGCGTCCAGGCCTCCTTCAG GGCATTCCCAAGCTAGCAGCTCTACTCACTGGAATAAATACTTATCGGCTACAGAGCCCCCGGCTACGACATTCGAGGAACTCCAAAGCATAACAGATGGTTTCTCTGAAAAACTATTAATTGGGGCTACGCCATTCCAGGAACTCCAAAGCATAACAGATGGTTTCTCTAGAAAGAAATTAATTGGGCATGGTGCATTTGGGATGGTTTATAAG GGAATTGTTAACGGGGAAGAGATTGTCGTGAAGAAACTTCATAGCAAGCCCGGTCTAGATGAAGACCAATTTAGGAAAGAGCTTTTGAATCTTATGGGGCTCCGGCATAAAAATATCGTAAGGTTCCTTGGCTACTGCCAAGAAACACAAGATAGAGTTGTTGACTtcaaagggaaacttgttgtatcTGGGGTGCAAGAAAGAGCTCTATGTTCGGAATACATGCAGGGTGGATCGCTTGACAGGCATCTTTCCG ATGAATCACGTGGACTAGACTGGGAGGCACGGTACAAAATAATTAAAGGGATGTGTCAGGGTTTAAAGTATCTTCACACAGGATCCAAAGATCCTATTTACCATCTGGACTTAAAACCTGAAAATATATTGCTGGATGAGAACCAGATACCAAAAATTGGAGATTTTGGGTTGTCAAGTCTTTTTGGTTCAGCACAAACATTTTTACGAACACG TGGATACATGCCACCGGTGTACATCGAAGGGCAACAAATCTCACCGAAGCTTGACGTGTACAGCTTGGGTGTTATAGTCAtagaagtagtagcgggaccggagggCTACAACAAATCCACAAAGATGTCTTCTGAGGAATTTATTGACCAt GTTACCGATAACTGGTACAATAGGGTACAGGCATCAAGAATGTCATTGTCGGAATTAGTTCAAGTTCAGAAATGCATCAAGATAGGGTTAAGATGTGTTGAGGCCAAACAAGTGAACAGACCAACTATAACCGAGATTGTCGAAGAACTGAATAAGACTGATATCCACCTGGGGGCCCTTTCGTGCTGA